In one Prosthecochloris aestuarii DSM 271 genomic region, the following are encoded:
- the ruvC gene encoding crossover junction endodeoxyribonuclease RuvC produces the protein MIVLGVDPGSVHTGYGVVLCNGQKFSLVACGLIRLSSNQSIADRIKIIYDELGAIIAEYNPQRLALETAYVNRNPQSALKLGQVRGAIVALTMNKGLELHEYAPREVKYVLTGKGSAGKEQVSYMARHFLNIQEPIKPYDVTDALGIALCDLLCDAKGGSPRRGSGSRKSARGGWEDFVRTNPELIV, from the coding sequence CAACGGCCAGAAGTTCAGTCTTGTGGCCTGCGGGCTCATCCGTCTCAGCTCTAACCAGTCTATTGCCGATCGGATCAAGATTATCTATGATGAACTTGGTGCCATTATCGCCGAGTATAATCCACAACGTCTTGCTCTTGAAACGGCATATGTCAACCGAAATCCCCAGTCGGCCCTTAAGCTCGGTCAGGTGCGCGGTGCTATTGTCGCCCTGACGATGAACAAGGGACTCGAACTGCATGAGTATGCTCCGAGGGAAGTCAAATATGTGTTAACCGGAAAAGGGAGTGCCGGAAAGGAGCAGGTCTCGTATATGGCAAGGCATTTTCTCAACATTCAGGAACCTATAAAGCCTTACGATGTCACCGATGCACTCGGGATTGCGCTTTGTGATCTTCTGTGCGACGCTAAAGGGGGGTCTCCCAGGCGGGGGTCGGGTTCCAGGAAGTCTGCCCGCGGAGGGTGGGAGGATTTTGTCCGGACAAATCCTGAATTGATTGTCTGA
- a CDS encoding CDP-alcohol phosphatidyltransferase family protein has product MKGHIFNLPNFLSLLRVLLIPVFIYYFDQGEIWTAIGVLVVAVLTDWFDGQTARWTHEVSDMGKILDPLADKLCLAAVAVYFMYIGELPIWFVVFVVIRDLLIFLGAAYVKYRHKVITTSLWPGKWAVGFVSMMFFAMVWPHPVFDRYPVQEFFMYLSVFMLLLSFMQYCVRFYRIQRGMEYKV; this is encoded by the coding sequence GTGAAAGGTCATATTTTCAATCTTCCGAATTTTCTGAGCCTGTTGAGGGTTCTGCTGATCCCCGTGTTCATATACTATTTTGATCAGGGGGAGATATGGACAGCTATCGGCGTTCTTGTCGTCGCAGTCCTGACTGACTGGTTCGATGGCCAGACAGCCCGATGGACTCATGAGGTTTCCGACATGGGCAAAATTCTCGATCCTCTTGCCGACAAATTGTGCCTGGCTGCTGTGGCGGTGTATTTCATGTATATCGGCGAACTGCCTATCTGGTTTGTTGTCTTTGTCGTGATACGCGATCTGTTGATTTTTCTGGGGGCAGCATATGTGAAGTATCGTCACAAGGTTATCACGACATCGCTCTGGCCCGGCAAATGGGCGGTTGGCTTTGTTTCCATGATGTTTTTTGCCATGGTCTGGCCTCATCCGGTTTTTGACCGCTATCCCGTACAGGAGTTTTTTATGTATCTCTCGGTGTTCATGCTGTTGCTTTCCTTTATGCAGTACTGCGTGAGGTTTTACAGAATTCAGCGGGGCATGGAATACAAGGTCTGA
- a CDS encoding bifunctional UDP-3-O-[3-hydroxymyristoyl] N-acetylglucosamine deacetylase/3-hydroxyacyl-ACP dehydratase, whose product MLIHQRTLKNEVSLWGRGLHTGKECMITFKPAPDNYGYRFIRTDVEDCPEIPALIDNVVDVCRGTTIECNGVKVHTTEHVLAALYGLQIDNCRIEMNGPEPPVMDGSSQQFAEALLEAGFHEQEEPKNYLVIDESIEYHDQDNGVDIVGLPLDGFRTTVMVDYKNPALGSQHSGLFDLDNEFLKDFAPCRTFCFLSEVEALANLGIIKGGDIDNAVVIVDKTLSSEELDALAEKIGIDPSGLILGDNGILNNRELRFTNEPARHKLLDLLGDLALLGMPIKAQILAARPGHASNVEFVKLLKKYADRNALARQYQHEKKAGVIFDINAIQNILPHRYPFLLIDKIVEFKLDEKIVSIKNVTMNEEFFQGHFPGNPIMPGVLIIEAMAQTGGIMMLNGNDNINDMQVYFMGIDKARFRKPVVPGDTLVIEAVMKSRRRSVCQFDGKAYVRGELVCEASLMATVVKKEK is encoded by the coding sequence ATGCTCATTCACCAACGAACACTGAAAAATGAAGTCTCTCTCTGGGGCAGAGGATTGCATACCGGAAAGGAATGCATGATTACGTTCAAACCGGCCCCTGATAATTACGGCTACCGTTTTATCCGAACCGATGTTGAAGATTGTCCTGAAATCCCGGCACTGATTGATAACGTCGTCGATGTCTGCAGAGGCACAACCATTGAATGCAATGGCGTCAAGGTACATACAACGGAACATGTTCTTGCCGCTCTCTACGGCTTGCAGATCGACAACTGCCGTATTGAAATGAACGGACCTGAACCTCCGGTTATGGACGGAAGCTCACAGCAATTTGCCGAAGCCCTGCTTGAAGCCGGGTTCCATGAACAGGAAGAACCGAAAAACTATCTTGTGATCGATGAAAGCATCGAATATCATGATCAGGATAACGGTGTTGACATCGTAGGCCTGCCCCTCGACGGGTTCAGGACAACGGTCATGGTTGACTATAAAAACCCAGCTCTCGGCTCGCAGCACTCCGGCCTTTTTGATCTTGACAATGAGTTTCTCAAAGACTTTGCGCCTTGCCGTACCTTCTGCTTTCTGAGCGAAGTCGAAGCGCTGGCAAACCTTGGCATCATTAAAGGCGGCGATATTGATAACGCTGTCGTCATTGTCGACAAGACTCTTTCATCCGAAGAACTTGATGCTCTTGCCGAAAAAATCGGAATCGATCCTTCAGGGCTTATTCTTGGAGACAACGGCATACTCAACAATCGCGAATTGCGTTTCACGAACGAACCTGCCCGTCACAAGCTCCTCGATCTCCTGGGTGATCTGGCCCTGCTCGGCATGCCGATCAAAGCCCAGATCCTTGCAGCCCGTCCGGGCCATGCATCGAACGTCGAGTTTGTCAAACTGCTGAAAAAATATGCTGACCGCAATGCCCTTGCCAGACAGTATCAGCACGAGAAAAAAGCCGGGGTCATTTTCGACATCAATGCTATCCAGAACATCCTTCCCCACCGCTATCCGTTCCTCCTGATCGACAAGATCGTCGAATTCAAACTCGACGAAAAGATCGTCTCGATCAAAAATGTGACGATGAACGAAGAGTTCTTCCAGGGTCACTTTCCCGGAAACCCGATCATGCCCGGAGTACTGATTATCGAAGCGATGGCTCAGACAGGCGGGATCATGATGCTCAACGGCAACGACAACATCAACGATATGCAGGTCTACTTCATGGGGATCGACAAAGCACGATTCCGCAAGCCGGTTGTCCCGGGAGACACGCTGGTTATCGAAGCTGTCATGAAAAGCAGGCGCCGCAGCGTCTGCCAGTTTGATGGAAAAGCCTATGTTCGTGGTGAACTGGTCTGTGAAGCGTCGCTGATGGCAACCGTCGTCAAGAAAGAAAAATAG
- a CDS encoding inositol monophosphatase family protein, translated as MKRELEKAIQAAREAGSIILAKFGELSEQDIHPKEFKDFVTGADKESEKRIAEILTAAFPEDSLLCEEGSSANGTSGRKWIVDPLDGTLNFIHSFPVFCVSIALSDSNNELLVAVVYQPVLDELFTAEKGKGTKLNGKPVRISDRQDTRQLLIATGIPFKEYHYLESYVSMLKDVIHDSAGIRRAGSAAIDLAYTACGRFDAFWEYKLYPWDYAAGVLLVREAGGIVTGFDGNPDVFAHHSIIAGNPETHAMIAAKAQKHF; from the coding sequence ATGAAGAGAGAGCTTGAAAAAGCAATTCAGGCCGCAAGAGAGGCAGGATCGATCATTCTCGCGAAATTCGGAGAATTGTCCGAACAGGATATCCATCCCAAGGAGTTCAAGGATTTCGTGACCGGCGCTGATAAGGAAAGCGAAAAACGCATTGCCGAAATCCTGACAGCCGCATTTCCGGAAGACAGCCTGTTGTGTGAGGAAGGAAGCAGTGCCAACGGCACTTCCGGCAGGAAATGGATCGTCGATCCACTGGACGGCACCCTCAATTTCATCCACTCGTTCCCGGTTTTCTGCGTCAGCATAGCCCTCTCTGACAGTAACAATGAATTGCTGGTCGCAGTCGTCTACCAGCCTGTACTCGATGAACTCTTCACTGCCGAAAAAGGAAAAGGAACGAAACTGAACGGAAAACCGGTACGGATATCGGACCGGCAGGATACCCGGCAGCTTCTGATTGCAACAGGAATACCGTTCAAGGAATACCACTACCTTGAATCCTATGTCTCCATGCTCAAGGATGTGATCCATGATTCAGCAGGAATCCGCAGGGCAGGATCTGCCGCTATCGACCTTGCCTACACGGCATGCGGCCGTTTCGATGCATTCTGGGAATACAAGCTCTATCCCTGGGACTACGCTGCAGGCGTTCTGCTTGTCAGAGAGGCGGGCGGTATTGTCACAGGCTTCGACGGCAATCCCGACGTTTTTGCCCACCACAGCATTATCGCAGGAAACCCTGAAACTCATGCAATGATCGCCGCAAAAGCGCAAAAGCACTTCTGA
- a CDS encoding TspO/MBR family protein, with protein sequence MKGKAGMLVACLVLCMAFAFGGSLFTPVEGSAWYYEILNRPDWNPPDWLFPPVWTVLFLMMGVSLWLVVRDGFDRPGVKLASALFGVQLLLNLGWSAAFFGLQSPMLGFIEILILWLAIVMTIVRFTAISRPAALLLVPYLLWVSFASYLNFTIWQLNP encoded by the coding sequence ATGAAAGGAAAAGCAGGAATGCTTGTCGCTTGCCTCGTGCTTTGCATGGCGTTTGCGTTTGGCGGCAGTCTCTTTACACCGGTCGAGGGATCTGCATGGTATTATGAGATCTTGAACAGGCCCGACTGGAATCCTCCGGACTGGCTTTTTCCGCCCGTATGGACAGTTCTGTTTCTGATGATGGGTGTTTCACTCTGGCTCGTTGTGCGTGATGGTTTTGACCGGCCGGGCGTCAAGCTTGCCTCTGCACTGTTCGGTGTGCAGCTCCTGCTGAACCTTGGGTGGTCGGCTGCATTTTTCGGCCTGCAGTCCCCGATGCTGGGTTTTATCGAGATTCTTATTCTCTGGCTGGCAATTGTGATGACCATTGTGCGCTTTACGGCCATATCACGGCCGGCGGCACTGCTTCTTGTGCCGTATCTTCTCTGGGTCAGTTTTGCATCGTATCTCAATTTTACGATATGGCAGCTTAACCCGTAG
- a CDS encoding Ada metal-binding domain-containing protein: MAVRFSVSALVLIMLVLSFPAVIAAEDAALVYHGNIKSRIFHRPGCRYYDCAACTREFSSRQKAIDAGFKPCGICKP; the protein is encoded by the coding sequence ATGGCGGTACGCTTTAGTGTTTCTGCTCTCGTGCTCATAATGCTGGTGTTGTCTTTTCCCGCTGTTATAGCGGCTGAGGATGCAGCGCTTGTCTATCATGGAAATATCAAAAGCAGGATTTTTCATCGTCCCGGCTGCAGGTATTATGACTGTGCTGCCTGCACCCGGGAGTTTAGCTCACGACAGAAGGCTATTGATGCCGGCTTCAAACCGTGCGGTATCTGTAAGCCGTGA
- the acs gene encoding acetate--CoA ligase codes for MATDKNTSHPQESPENESISSVLSEKRKFPPPSEFSENAHISSMEQYEQLYSQAEKDPEAYWAGVAEEFHWEKKWDSVLEWNSPYAKWFPGATTNICYNAVDRHVNSWRKNKAAIIWEGEEGEQRVLTYGELHRQVSKFANVLKIAGIKPGDRVAIYMGMVPELVVAVLACARVGAVHNVIFAGFSAHAITERVNDSKAKLIICSDGTRRRGNTINLKDIVDDAIVNTPSVRSVIVLKVTNEEVTMHDGMDHWWHDLMGLALDHNDPEFVDAEHPLFILYTSGSTGKPKGILHTTGGYMVHAASSFRYVFDIKDEDIYWCTADVGWITGHSYLVYGPLLNGATLMMYEGAPNYPQWDRFWDIINRHKITILYTAPTAIRAFIRAGDEWVNKHDLSTLRLLGTVGEPINPKAWMWYHSVVGKEKCPIVDTWWQTETGGILVSPLPGATPTKPGTATRPLPGILVDVVRKDGTPCNANEGGYLVIKKPWPSMLRTIYGDNKRYEETYWSEFKDMYFTGDGARKDEDGYIWIMGRVDDVVNVSGHRLGTSEVESALVAHESVAEAAVVSRPDEIKGNALIAFVTLKDEYQGDMKLREELRAHVSKEIGPIAKPDEIRWAQGLPKTRSGKIMRRLLRELASSKEIKGDVTTLEDFGVLEQLRGQEDED; via the coding sequence ATGGCTACGGACAAAAACACATCACATCCGCAAGAATCCCCCGAAAACGAATCGATCAGTTCCGTCCTGTCTGAAAAACGCAAGTTTCCTCCCCCGTCCGAGTTCTCAGAAAACGCTCATATATCCTCAATGGAGCAGTATGAACAGCTCTATAGCCAAGCAGAGAAAGATCCTGAAGCTTACTGGGCAGGCGTAGCTGAGGAGTTCCATTGGGAAAAAAAATGGGATTCGGTACTCGAATGGAATTCTCCCTATGCCAAGTGGTTCCCCGGCGCAACAACAAACATCTGCTACAATGCCGTTGACCGTCATGTCAACAGCTGGAGAAAAAACAAGGCCGCCATTATCTGGGAAGGTGAAGAGGGTGAACAGCGGGTTCTCACCTACGGCGAACTCCACAGACAGGTCAGCAAGTTCGCCAACGTCCTGAAAATTGCGGGCATCAAGCCTGGTGACAGAGTAGCCATTTATATGGGGATGGTGCCTGAACTGGTGGTCGCCGTTCTTGCATGCGCCCGTGTCGGAGCTGTCCACAATGTCATTTTCGCAGGGTTCTCCGCCCACGCCATTACCGAAAGGGTCAACGACTCAAAAGCAAAACTGATCATCTGCTCCGACGGAACCCGCCGACGCGGCAATACGATCAATCTGAAAGACATCGTTGACGATGCAATTGTCAACACTCCCTCGGTCCGTAGCGTCATTGTCCTGAAAGTCACCAATGAAGAGGTTACCATGCATGACGGTATGGACCACTGGTGGCATGACCTCATGGGGCTGGCCCTCGATCATAACGATCCCGAGTTCGTCGATGCAGAGCATCCGCTCTTCATTCTCTATACCAGCGGATCGACTGGAAAACCGAAAGGAATTCTCCATACAACGGGCGGTTATATGGTTCATGCAGCCAGCTCGTTCAGGTATGTCTTCGACATCAAGGACGAAGACATTTACTGGTGTACTGCCGATGTGGGCTGGATTACCGGTCACAGCTATCTGGTTTACGGTCCGCTGCTCAACGGTGCAACCCTGATGATGTATGAAGGCGCACCGAACTACCCGCAGTGGGACCGCTTCTGGGATATTATCAACCGCCACAAAATCACCATTCTCTATACTGCTCCGACGGCGATACGGGCGTTTATCCGCGCAGGTGACGAGTGGGTCAACAAACACGACCTCAGCACGCTCAGACTTCTCGGCACCGTTGGTGAACCGATCAATCCGAAAGCATGGATGTGGTACCACTCCGTTGTAGGCAAAGAAAAGTGTCCGATCGTCGACACCTGGTGGCAGACAGAAACCGGAGGCATCCTGGTCTCGCCCCTTCCTGGAGCGACCCCGACAAAACCGGGCACGGCAACCCGTCCGCTTCCCGGTATCCTGGTCGATGTCGTTCGTAAGGATGGCACGCCCTGTAACGCCAACGAAGGCGGCTACCTGGTCATCAAGAAACCATGGCCATCGATGCTTCGCACGATTTACGGTGACAATAAACGCTATGAAGAGACCTACTGGTCTGAATTCAAGGATATGTATTTCACCGGTGATGGCGCCCGCAAAGACGAAGATGGCTATATCTGGATCATGGGACGCGTCGACGATGTTGTCAACGTCTCCGGACACCGTCTTGGCACCAGCGAAGTAGAAAGCGCTCTCGTTGCCCACGAATCTGTCGCCGAAGCAGCTGTCGTCAGCCGTCCGGATGAGATCAAGGGCAACGCTCTGATCGCATTCGTCACGCTCAAGGATGAATATCAGGGCGACATGAAACTTCGCGAGGAGTTGAGAGCCCATGTTTCCAAAGAGATCGGCCCGATAGCCAAACCCGACGAAATCAGATGGGCCCAGGGCCTTCCCAAAACCAGAAGCGGCAAAATCATGCGCCGACTTCTGCGCGAACTGGCCTCAAGCAAAGAGATCAAGGGCGATGTTACCACGCTTGAAGATTTCGGCGTGCTCGAACAGTTGCGCGGACAGGAAGACGAAGATTAA